From the Apis cerana isolate GH-2021 linkage group LG3, AcerK_1.0, whole genome shotgun sequence genome, one window contains:
- the LOC108002707 gene encoding protein PRRC2C-like isoform X2 yields MSTLSGLVSKGEKGKSKFQSLDINSLYRGESLEQHQQKNTLPRKHGMQSLGKVPSARRPPANLPSLKSEHSSNDPAVSLVPSGGSGWATTKESTTTTTTTTTTAVTTSDTSTANSSTAQCVAGTITTSLHPLLPGQQNTSQSSYSSDVNNKSSWSAIMSRSGDGTAVGSQQQSHQQQQQQTASRELNAQYGPGPSLRPQTEGSWIQGGSRTTSGAGIGTAGSGSGNSGVQGPPLNITGPGGHTDLSGGGRQNLVQSPNMGMAQGGPPHSSSNSVNALNSNSHQVGPNLHHYRGLIPPFMYRGNFSGGFPSQFPTNTSSSGPRPRFNYPSERFPPPSIRQQERERVPEEEIITRPIIKEEDLTRMDDISRDAGWAAHDDIDYNQKLTFSDDEPDPEPSKKDEKKDNKEEKIEENSTDDKEKTRDNRDNRDNHDNRDLKESRDQATHRSWTQSSLSRDYRGSNGSGSYSGQSQLHSVHSLRGVEDDEAWNERRRLKVVEVASAVERARQRKEEEEKRYQESTRQAAAKKLQDLEQKLKEKQANESKGLISVPPVPIPVPEWEREKENRERERSEGKDEKSLNIRELRESRDGPKDNRDSRDQLLSDFRQTDRQNFTRQDSNRNERERERDRDQRDIRDRELHASFSRYYKTNLPPRFQKQQAEKINAGLNRVSPNTERSTSQSVPFSQQYDPGRWVHNHSSLNDDRTPSRDYRGSLLRDDRYRHSTHRSYDIRKTGGYYDEYTRNCRDHDYDDRHSRDSWERERYFDDNKDRELKDNIESRDIREIRDNRNSRDVRERDNKDKKDYDNYLKDPFDNRDRDRDRDRERERERERERERERERERERERERERDRDRDRDRDCDQRERSESSEWREERIIQDRIIDNRRDTQREERIERNERPQRPDSRDSRASRESKTSLRDEDSHKLRDCTSWVNEVADYEENKRDVYHEDIREKEREKERRQPLGPVTKERIEADELKNEKRNLTQLKRASSDQDKKDQVKEPSLEIKKEMDVWNRKIDRVNENNRIIERGDNSPKAWADAVSPTFEKEEEKTLESIKNDKDSEDLKQNFDKLNLDKREDTLSEDVIIEQQVKEEKREKNIRNRTSSGGSSSRVRDSRGGRQWGSTYSVYARGWRGPETRGRRGGPRTAARPASARSGSYGHTDSENSADEISGSTESGKEEKKSVRSPKPSQKTEKEERNREAIISNRDEKRTDYCQSQRNEKRTYDNKVSREGFAPSGEPSRRGRGGSFRIRSTTTTGNRMEGYGPPSCKSPFSSERNIDEKQNSEKLRQNPSTPTPEKEINSLISSQNESTDDKIIAKQQALTAGITGKRAKSPNQQSQQTQQSCNKQDGNHTSNNISSQKIQVIRKDESRSKRTRSGSRRGRDNRELRYRGSGSNVSKQTSSDLGNEDWETTSENSEDHTEDHKESRNSRNKQFSARSNTGNNQNVVASNMHSRRNEQAGNNREQREKNVKSSNTASRAPGAEKRNLQNSSFANQKNHSNNIPPLIQTTQIQNGRSRNQTSGNSLSISNKSITKDTTVNRLDEIKLNDSNLVSQALNDINKRSQGKEKKPMIDCEMEINNCIEDVPNIIEDKVDSDGFQEVRSKKNVKESRHGSKEETKPAKREKEKDRERDRSKSKANGGSQQTSLQQVQNIPPLLGQTIPQPTNILQKQYDRTSRSQKLAPRFQKQRLAKQQQQQQQQQQQQQQQQQMCTSDANDTIKINNSSNNFGKDSSTGPAPPPSVNAWDKPFTTSQLQSNSPSTVSSDIQLIPGLSTQNEHGHVHSHEVNEQTNSGNSSQRNSPSGEKNVGKSLKDQLLEKSSVSDVSSPPVQTLIFENTNYSKTTKAGPSDLAVKTKFPNHMKTQQQRVEKRTDLEEESNTATTIQQQQQQSLPVAFSNKPNDLIKDKNQEPIQMPLSFNKNEDNADMKLDFTFDSDLSQLTEDKNKSLGMTRSIHMATGQNTISPSTAELNLKIASVKKVWENVPPMPTVVEHEDGNVVSTANTFPQAFESTDVDDSYSPHQQYNQNNMKNEITTSTNVCKLVPPQVKPQQQSSGSSSSQSGSTVPGPSSIGAGQSPIGHPPVSLQGPLSPPPFNSTGQPSHINYQEFPQYPGSQAAQYGSMSAIPSPPAVLFNTGSGQLPAQAGGLYGAFQLDQSRSPFTQYAPPYAPSLQNSFSQQNVYLQQPPPPPPHAPNAPTPDMYQSNLSQYRITAAAAPPFGQSQQLSNNPNTVLISSSSNSLMSASVKPSSQPIGAIGTKAPHFQAPSAPQPNPLTYIPYDPNQVLGVSGSYMGNSQLVQRPGPNVQASANSYYSATSADVFPGSQTGFYQPGGATQQTGTHYGLQGFGQHSQSLATGSATPVGLQNFSSGFLSSSGLQIAAAAAAQQFRNPTGGLPGPANAGPTFLSKHQPQEQPRQLKSPSGNQQDVLASVFSSTPQIPSPKSRNCKQQSSSQQPQPSPTQHHKYQQYQGVNQSTLILQQNIRGMGMPPRAGIQPSQQRYPPPIQRPVVPFTPGPNPNNPTQQQQPNCMQQQQQQSQINRHRSNLHQQQQQRNMKMQQQYYSGQGNVKMDTNEKTDSHNDKINDGNSAQQGSAKPNVNSQENDNKEEVNQQNE; encoded by the exons ATGTCTACTCTGTCAGGGCTTGTGTCGAAGGGGGAGAAAGGAAAATCCAAGTTTCAATCATTAGACATCAATAGCTTGTATCGG GGTGAATCTTTAGAACAACATCAACAAAAAAACACATTGCCACGTAAACATGGAATGCAAAGTCTTGGAAAAGTGCCTTCGGCACGGCGACCTCCAGCTAATCTGCCTAGTTTAAAAAGTGAACACAGCAGCAACGATCCGGCTGTCAGTCTTGTACCAAGTGGAGGAAGTGGTTGGGCTACTACCAAAGAGTCGACAactaccactactactacAACTACTACAGCTGTAACCACATCAGATACATCtact gCAAATTCTTCAACAGCACAATGTGTAGCAGGAACTATCACAACATCGTTACATCCATTACTCCCAGGGCAACAAAATACTTCACAGTCTTCATATTCTTCCGATGTAAACAACAAATCATCATGGAGTGCAATAATGAGCAGATCTGGAGATG GAACTGCAGTAGGAAGTCAACAACAGTCACAtcaacagcagcaacaacaaacAGCAAGTCGGGAATTAAATGCACAATATGGACCTGGTCCAAGTTTACGACCTCAAA cgGAAGGAAGTTGGATACAAGGTGGAAGTCGTACAACCAGTGGTGCAGGAATAGGAACTGCTGGTTCTGGAAGTGGGAATTCAGGGGTCCAGGGCCCCCCTTTAAATATCACTGGACCAGGAGGACATACCGACTTATCTGGAGGAGGTCGACAGAACTTGGTCCAGTCTCCCAATATGGGTATGGCCCAGGGAGGCCCTCCTCATAGTTCTTCAAACAGTGTAAATgctttaaattctaattctcaTCAAGTTGGTCCAAATCTACATCATTACAGAGGACTTATTCCTCCATTT ATGTACAGAGGGAACTTTTCTGGTGGATTTCCTTCTCAATTTCCGACAAACACAAGTTCTAGTGGGCCTAGACCTCGGTTCAATTATCCCTCAGAACGATTTCCTCCTCCATCTATTCGTCAACAAGAACGCGAGCGCGTTcccgaagaagaaattattacacgaccaattattaaagaagaagATCTTACTCGAATGGACGATATTTCTCGTGATGCTGGCTGGGCAGCACATGatgatattgattataatcaaaaacttACCTTTAGTGACGATGAACCTGATCCTGAACCTTCGAAGAAAGACGAAAAAAAGGAcaataaggaagaaaaaatagaggaAAATTCAACAGAtgacaaagaaaaaacaagagaTAACCGTGATAATCGTGATAATCACGATAATCGAGATTTGAAGGAATCCCGAGATCAAGCAACTCATCGTTCATGGACTCAGAGTTCTTTATCCCGTGATTATCGTGGTTCCAACGGGTCTGGTAGTTATAGCGGTCAGTCACAACTGCATTCGGTGCATTCTTTGAGAG GTGTAGAAGATGATGAAGCGTGGAACGAGAGACGCAGACTAAAAGTTGTTGAAGTAGCATCTGCTGTTGAACGCGCTCGACaacggaaagaagaagaagaaaaacgatatCAGGAATCGACTAGACAAGCGGCAGCTAAAAAATTGCAAGATTTAGAacaaaagttaaaagaaaaacaagctAATGAATCAAAAGGTTTAATAAGTGTTCCACCAGTACCGATTCCAGTTCCTGAATGggaacgagaaaaagaaaatagagaacGAGAACGATCTGAaggaaaagatgaaaaatctttaaatatacgtGAATTGCGTGAAAGTAGAGATGGTCCAAAAGACAATAGAGATTCGCGTGATCAATTACTGTCTGATTTTCGACAAACAGATCgacaaaattttacaagacAAGATAGTAATCGTAATGAACGTGAAAGAGAGCGAGATCGCGATCAAAGGGATATCAGAGATCGTGAGCTACATGCTTCATTTTCTCGATATTATAAAACCAATTTACCACCTCGATTTCAAAAACAACAggcagaaaaaattaatgctGGTCTTAATCGAGTTTCTCCTAATACTGAAAGATCAACTAGCCAATCCGTTCCATTCTCTCAGCAGTATGATCCTGGTAGATGGGTTCATAATCACAGTTCTTTAA atGATGATCGAACTCCATCTCGAGATTATCGTGGCTCTCTACTTCGAGATGATCGATATCGTCATTCTACACATCGATCTTATGACATACGCAAAACAGGCGGATATTATGATGAATATACTCGCAATTGTAGAGATCACGATTATGATGATAGACATTCTCGTGATTCTTGGGAACGCGAAAGATACTTTGATGATAATAAGGATCGGGAGTTAAAGGATAACATAGAATCTAGAGATATCAGGGAGATTCGAGATAATCGTAATTCTAGAGatgtgagagaaagagataataaggataaaaaggattacgataattatttaaag gatCCCTTTGATAATCGTGATCGTGATCGTGATCGTGATCGTGAACGTGAACGTGAACGCGAACGTGAACGCGAACGTGAACGCGAACGCGAACGTGAACGTGAACGTGAACGTGAAcgagatcgagatcgagatcgagatcgagattGTGATCAAAGAGAAAGATCGGAGAGTTCAGAATGGCGCGAAGAACGTATCATTCAAGACagaataatcgataatcgtcGAGATACCCAGAGAGAGGAACGAATAGAACGCAATGAACGTCCACAGAGACCAGATTCTCGCGATAGTCGTGCTTCTCGAGAATCGAAAACATCTTTACGAGATGAAGATTCACATAAATTACGAGATTGTACTTCTTGGGTAAACGAAGTTGCTgattatgaagaaaataaacgtGATGTGTATCATGAAGatattcgagaaaaagaacgagaaaaagaaagaaggcaACCACTAGGGCCTGTAACTAAAGAAAGAATTGAAGcggatgaattaaaaaatgagaaacgtAATTTAACTCAATTAAAACGAGCAAGTTCTgatcaagataaaaaagatcaaGTTAAAGAACCTTctttagagataaaaaaagaaatggatgtttggaatagaaaaattgatcgagttaacgaaaataatagaataatagaaagagGTGATAATTCTCCAAAAGCATGGGCAGATGCTGTTTCTCCGAcgtttgaaaaagaagaagaaaaaactttgGAATCTATTAAAAACGATAAAGACTCGGAAGATTTGAagcaaaattttgataaattaaatttagataaaagagAAGATACATTGAGTGAAGATGTAATAATAGAACAACaagtgaaagaagaaaaacgagaaaaaaatattcgaaatagaaCTAGCAGTGGCGGATCAAGTTCGAGAGTGCGAGATTCTCGAGGTGGTCGTCAATGGGGAAGTACATACAGTGTATATGCTCGAGGTTGGCGTGGTCCAGAAACAAGAGGACGAAGAGGTGGCCCTAGAACTGCTGCTAGACCAGCTTCTGCTAGAAGTGGTTCCTATGGACATACAGATTCAGAAAATAGTGCCGATGAAATATCTGGTTCGACCGAATCtggtaaagaagaaaagaaatcagtTAGATCACCAAAACCTAGtcaaaaaacagaaaaagaagaacgcAATCGTGAAGCAATAATATCTAATCGAGATGAAAAACGAACTGATTATTGTCAATCACAACGTAATGAAAAACGAACTTATGATAATAAAGTGAGTCGTGAAGGTTTTGCACCTTCAGGTGAACCATCTCGTCGTGGCCGAGGAGGCAGTTTTCGAATTCGAAGCACAACTACTACTGGTAATCGTATGGAAGGATATGGACCTCCATCTTGTAAAAGTCCTTTTTCTTCTGAACgtaatattgatgaaaaacaaaattctgaaaaattgcGACAAAATCCTTCAACACCTACtccagaaaaagaaataaattctttgataTCATCACAAAATGAATCTActgatgataaaattatagcgAAACAACAAGCACTTACTGCTGGAATAACTGGAAAACGTGCAAAATCTCCGAATCAACAATCTCAACAAACTCAACAATCTTGTAATAAACAAGATGGAAATCATACGAGCAACAATATTTCTTCTCAAAAGATACAAGTTATAAGAAAAGATGAATCGCGTTCAAAAAGAACTCGCAGTGGAAGCAGAAGG GGTAGAGATAATCGAGAATTACGTTACCGTGGCAGTGGTAGTAATGTATCGAAGCAAACATCTTCAGATTTAGGAAATGAAGATTGGGAAACTACATCTGAGAACAGTGAAGATCATACAGAGGATCATAAAGAATCACGTAACAGtcgtaataaacaattttctgCTCGTTCAAACACGGGTAATAATCAAAATGTTGTAGCGTCAAATATGCATTCACGTAGAAATGAACAGGCAGGAAACAATCGTGAACaacgtgaaaaaaatgtaaagtcTTCCAATACAGCATCTCGAGCCCCTGGCGCAGAAAAACGAAATCTACAGAATTCCAGTTTCGCAAATCAGAAGAATCATTCCAACAATATTCCGCCGTTGATACAAACCACTCAAATACAAAATGGAAGATCGAGAAATCAAACTTCTGGAAATAGTTTatcgatttcaaataaatcgataacaaAAGATACTACAGTGAATCGtttagatgaaataaaattaaacgattctaATTTAGTTAGTCAAGCTCTTAATGACATTAATAAAAGATCccaaggaaaagagaaaaaaccaATGATCGATTgtgaaatggaaataaataattgcattgaAGATGTTCCTAACATTATTGAAGATAAAGTTGATTCTGATGGCTTTCAGGAAGTTCGTTCAAAGAAAAACGTAAAAGAATCTAGACATGGTTCAAAAGAAGAGACAAAACCTGCAAaacgtgaaaaagaaaaagatagagaacGCGACCGTTCAAAATCAAAAGCAAATGGTGGCTCGCAGCAAACTTCTTTGCAACAAGTACAAAATATACCGCCATTGCTTGGTCAAACCATTCCACAACctacaaatattttgcaaaaacaaTATGATAGAACTTCGAGAAGTCAAAAACTTGCACCTAGATTCCAAAAACAGCGTTTAGCTAaacaacaacagcagcagcagcagcagcagcaacaacaacaacaacaacaacaaatgTGTACATCCGATGCGAATGATAcaatcaaaattaacaattcatCAAATAATTTCGGTAAAGATTCATCAACTGGTCCTGCACCTCCACCATCTGTGAATGCTTGGGATAAACCATTTACTACGAGTCAGTTACAATCAAATTCTCCATCAACAGTTTCTTCTGATATCCAATTGATACCAGGTTTGTCAACACAAAATGAACATGGTCACGTTCATAGTCATGAAGTTAACGAACAAACAAATTCTGGTAATAGTAGTCAACGAAATTCACCAAGTGGTGAAAAAAATGTTGGCAAAAGTTTGAAAGATCAACTTTTAGAAAAAAGTTCAGTTTCTGACGTATCTTCACCTCCTGttcaaacattaatttttgagaatacaaattattcaaaaactaCCAAAGCTGGTCCTTCCGATTTAGCAGTAAAGACTAAATTTCCGAATCATATGAAAACTCAACAGCAACGCGTTGAGAAACGTACAGATTTGGAAGAAGAAAGTAATACTGCCACTACCatacaacagcaacaacagcaaAGTTTACCTGTagcattttcaaataaacctaatgatttaataaaagataaaaatcaagaGCCAATTCAAATGCctctttcatttaataaaaatgaagataatgcAGATATGAAATTGGATTTCACTTTTGATTCTGATCTTTCTCAATTAACAGAAGACAAAAACAAAAGCTTAGGAATGACTCGATCTATACACATGGCTACTGGCCAAAATACTATTTCACCTTCTACAGCagaacttaatttaaaaattgcatcaGTAAAAAAAGTATGGGAAAATGTACCTCCTATGCCAACCGTGGTTGAGCACGAAGATGGCAATGTTGTTAGTACTGCTAATACTTTTCCTCAAGCATTTGAAAGTACAGATGTTGATGATAGTTACAGTCCTCATCaacaatataatcaaaataatatgaaaaatgaaataactaCTTCGACGAATGTGTGCAAG CTGGTTCCCCCGCAGGTGAAGCCGCAGCAACAATCCTCGGGCAGCAGTAGTAGCCAGTCTGGTTCAACAGTTCCTGGACCGAGTTCTATCGGAGCAGGGCAAAGTCCTATCGGACATCCTCCTGTTAGTCTTCAAGGACCATTGAGCCCACCTCCATTCAATTCTACGGGACAACCTTCTCATATCAATTATCAG gaaTTTCCTCAATATCCAGGCTCTCAAGCTGCACAATACGGTAGCATGTCTGCAATACCTTCTCCGCCAGCTGTATTATTTAACACTGGTTCCGGTCAACTTCCAGCTCAAGCAGGAGGTCTCTATGGAGCATTTCAATTAGATCAGAGCCGTTCTCCTTTCACACAATATGCGCCACCATATGCGCCATCtcttcaaaattcatttagtCAACAGAATGTTTATTTGCAACaacctccacctcctccaccGCACGCGCCAAATGCACCCACTCCGGATATGTATCAAAGCAATCTTTCACAATATCGCATT ACAGCAGCTGCTGCTCCTCCCTTTGGACAAAGTCAACAACTCAGTAACAATCCAAATACAGTTCTTATTAGCTCTTCTTCAAATTCCTTGATGTCAGCCAGCGTCAAGCCATCTTCTCAACCAATTGGAGCTATTGGAACTAAAGCTCCTCATTTTCAAGCACCATCTGCTCCTCAACCAAACCCA ttaacgTACATACCATATGATCCAAATCAAGTACTCGGCGTGAGTGGCAGTTATATGGGCAATTCCCAATTGGTACAGAGACCTGGTCCAAATGTACAAGCCTCAGCTAATAGTTATTATAGCGCAACTTCAGCTG atgTATTTCCCGGATCACAAACAGGTTTTTATCAGCCAGGAGGTGCTACACAACAAACTGGTACTCATTACGGACTTCAAGGATTTGGACAGCACAGTCAAAGTTTGGCAACTGGCAGTGCTACTCCTGTTGGACTTCAAAATTTCAGCTCAGGCTTTTTATCTAGTTCAGGTTTACAAATTGCTGCAGCTGCAGCAGCTCAGCAATTTCGTAATCCGACAGGAGGACTTCCTGGACCAGCAAATGCAGGTCCCACTTTTCTTAGCAAACATCAACCACAAGAACAACCTAGACAATTGAAAAGTCCATCGGGAAATCAGCAGGATGTTCTTGCATCAGTTTTCAGCTCTA caCCCCAAATACCATCTCCAAAATCAAGAAATTGTAAACAACAATCTTCATCTCAACAACCACAACCTAGTCCAACACAACATCATAAATATCAACAGTATCAAGGTGTTAATCAATCAACTTTG attttacaaCAAAATATACGTGGTATGGGTATGCCTCCTCGCGCTGGAATTCAACCATCACAACAAAGATATCCACCACCTATTCAAAGACCAGTTGTTCCATTTACCCCGGGTCCAAATCCGAATAATCCTACACAACAGCAACAACCTAATTGcatgcaacaacaacaacaacaatctcAAATCAATCGTCATAGATCGAATTTGCatcaacaacagcaacaacgaAATATGAAGATGCAACAGCAATATTATTCTGGTCAAG GAAATGTCAAAATggatacaaatgaaaaaacagATTCGCACAATGATAAAATCAACGATGGTAATTCTGCTCAACAAGGAAGCGCTAAACCAAACGTAAATTCACAAGAAAATGACAATAAGGAAGAAGTAAATCaacaaaatgaatga